The following proteins are co-located in the Cutaneotrichosporon cavernicola HIS019 DNA, chromosome: 3 genome:
- the cnxH gene encoding uncharacterized protein (Alpha-amylase domain), whose protein sequence is MMPTFLAAKHIPRTWWKSAVVYQLTPTDPRSFLDTNGDGIGDIPGLISKLDYLKNLGVDVIWISPIFKSPQVDNGYDVEDYRDIAARYGTLADVDELIAQMHRRGMKLLLDLVVNHTSDQHVWFKESRSSKSSPKRDWYIWRPAKYDADGSRRGPNNWQAAFGGSAWQWDERTKEYYLHLFDPAQPDLNWEREDMRREIYDMMNWWMDKGCDGYRMDVIGRISKDQSFPDAPVTDPDGKYQDFPRVEGPRLHEFLQELNHETLSKYDVMTVGELNKITPEGMLRYVHPDRHEINLGFCFDHVNVGLGEFGIGRHIVGPWKISELKAAFSRWQAMRDYGAHHPLYLENHDQSRSISRFASDSPQWRWESGRLLALLHCTLFGTVFIFQGQEIGMVNLPSDWPHDEFKDVQTQNVLREIAKRGVDVERLQKKVLFKARDNARSPMQWDAGKYAGFSSVKPWMRVNDDWEECNVAAQEGDAKSLLSFWRDLISWRKAHEDVLVYGAFRDIDPTDERVFAYVRTGDKEDKTRLLVLLNMTNSEVEYTVPEKFGAGKLVKSTTDGFSSTLGEVVKFAPYSGAVYDISK, encoded by the exons ATGATGCCCACGTTTCTGGCTGCCAAGCATATCCCGAGAACGTGGTGGAAGTCGGCGGTCGTGTACCAG ctgacaccaACTGACCCCAGGTCGTTCCTCGACACGAACGGCGACGGTATAGGTGACATCCCCGGCCTCATTTCCAAGCTCGACTATCTCAAGAATCTAGGCGTGGACGTCATCTGGATCAGCCCGATCTTCAAGAGCCCACAAGTCGACAACGGCTACGATGTTGAGGACTACCGGGACATTGCGGCCCGGTACGGCACCTTGGCtgacgttgacgagctcataGCGCAGATGCACAGGCGCGGAATGAAGCTGCTGTTGGACCTCGTGGTCAACCACACAAGTGACCAGCACGTGTGGTTCAAGGAGTCACGAAGCAGCAAGAGCAGCCCCAAGCGCGACTGGTATATCTGGCGGCCGGCCAAgtacgacgccgacgggtCACGTCGCGGGCCTAATAACTGGCAGGCTGCATTTGGCGGCTCAGCGTGGCAATGGGACGAGAGAACCAAGGAGTATTACCTCCACCTTTTTGACCCTGCCCAACCCGACCTCAACtgggagcgcgaggacatGCGCCGCGAGATCTACGACATGATGAACTGGTGGATGGACAAGGGCTGCGACGGGTATCGC ATGGATGTCATCGGCCGTATCTCCAAGGACCAAAGCTTCCCAGATGCTCCGGTGACGGACCCAGATGGAAAGTACCAGGACTTTCCACGCGTCGAGGGTCCGCGTCTCCACGAGTTCCTGCAGGAGCTCAACCACGAGACACTCTCCA AATACGATGTCATGACGGTTGGGGAGCTCAACAAGATCACGCCAGAGGGTATGCTGCGATATGTGCATCCCGACAGGCATGAGATCAATCTTGGCTTCTGTTTCGACCACGTCAACGTTGGTCTCGGCGAGTTTGGGATCGGCCGCCACATTGTCGGCCCATGGAAGATCagcgagctcaaggccgcgTTCTCGCGATGGCAAGCTATGCGCGATTATGGCGCTCACCACCCGCTATACCTAGAGAATCACGACCAGTCGCGCAGCATCAGCCGGTTTGCGAGCGACTCTCCGCAATGGCGATGGGAGAGTGGGCGTCTGCTCGCTCTCCTACACTGCACCCTGTTTGGAACTGT ATTCATCTTCCAGGGACAGGAGATCGGGATGGTCAACCTCCCGTCCGACTGGCCACACGATGAATTCAAGGACGTGCAGACGCAGAACGTCCTCCGCGAGATTGCTAAGCGTggggtcgacgtcgagcgcctccagAAGAAGGTCCTCTtcaaggcgcgcgacaacgcgcgctcgccaaTGCAGTGGGACGCAGGGAAGTATGCGGGCTTCTCATCGGTCAAGCCGTGGATGCGAGTCAACGACGACTGGGAGGAGTGCAACGTCGCGGCGCAAGAGGGCGACGCCAAGTCGCTCCTCTCGTTCTGGCGCGACCTCATCTCATGGCGCAAGGCGCACGAGGACGTACTCGTCTACGGGGCGTTCCGGGACATTGACCCGACAGACGAGCGCGTGTTTGCGTACGTCCGGACGGGAgacaaggaggacaagaCGAGGCTgcttgtcctcctcaacaTGACCAAcagcgaggtcgagtaCACCGTCCCCGAGAAGTTTGGCGCTGGCAAACTCGTCAAGTCTACGACGGATGGCTTTAGCAGTACTCTGGGTGAGGTTGTCAAGTTTGCGCCTTACAGCGGTGCGGTTTACGACATCAGTAAGTAG
- a CDS encoding uncharacterized protein (RING finger membrane protein) — protein sequence MADDAAQDAMWGSFDDEGDLCRVCRTEAEESKPLIYPCKCSGSVRYVHSDCLQEWLSRSKKRYCEICGHPYTFTKVYPSSLPSIIPTMVYIRQSLFVAGRLAWRVMRVCIAIISWLVILPIITMGSLRIILAVVDHLTNSGLSYGLQCAIADSFHELNRTFVLPNGTDGRPTGRDLVLNAIATNGTLSFRPTFLDRITADGRNPIAFVFRGQIVAISVATGLIGLILLREWIAQQEWHARPPTEEEDEVDPSLWTFRNGQAIRLADLEDSSRYAESDRAAAGTDVGDTGDAETIIADGDQERPVDASPEETAGRYAEAEVEMGAAPSPPADASDVSWDETQERKSRPTLTRASCDVSNRVVDTTSGASFWENNAEAGPSRGVADVPVDAVPNSPRLASWQQLETPRANGRESPHGTPQGDDFLDELETVPGGASNQGAPEFSPSFRRASDPGPDGNVQSPRAERHFGSHGQMDPTLPIIAESPLDTPPIDVQRAVDARIGTLLGVPEGHEGPSSPDSVGTAETGEFEPDEQALKRETSLGDFVRTETEDNETDGDADQETDANADVEMEHIEERVEIDEPQWRHFEAALGDDDEGFVVNVEMVQQVMARNELEGVGMDIPPDDDDDRPLDAEDWDGIFEVVGFIGPLTGLLHNHIFVSFAMAFTLSMMVGVPTFLGKLVLSTDGIRLSGDAFTTTVRSLSFVSECLYRGIAVILKELLVFPRLVAKPATEYVMEALNVTSADIAQAFNYTASIFSHPIITPEAVIPINCASDVPVVGVVVETTIDGLELIGETAHKLYKAFRLYSISVAASPDSGDQFMCLVVGYMMLSMGVICIAVIDAANLLQLSHSFMEKARNVQTFLKVVFFMTLEIVCFPVFVGIIMDLCTLPLFGATVSHRLGRIAARPFGTLFVTWACGTVFMISFAAFLAHMRTISRAGALYFIRDPSDPTHSPVKEIMDRPALAQFPRLAVSATMYTVVVYAVCGGVPWLLYSVSGFSPTSGFLPLRLEQRPLSSVPFDILFLHLVIPPSWEMLYLPHRIRKLFVMWWGFAVRKLRLVSLIFGMEVRPKPSNRASQWAWLVADAACQFVFGRYDNRATRARVPASDRVELATLEERRREGVFIPVDQKGAPRTEADRIRLLKQDRAARKAGRNPKDDYTVVSLPDFWRTRVYALLIFMLFSAACVTAGMIFVPLALGRQATGSWFGGPVYDGYSWVVGVYLCLISYNLGQSAKKHIIDSSRAERLRRSQKSTRVKRWLRGVARAVYAVSILYLVLPLIAGINFELFISLPARYGFSNDITPVLHVWDAWATGTTMISLYVGGVGLAADELPRDGPPTFRDAFKRPLRMKFSYITNLCVPLIAYMVVPIVLPWLAFVSLRSSLQMIGVALPQVDNGWAFRMMYPITTTVLLVAMSWRVIATLLVRVRQWMIDAEYVVEERVENYEPGAEPEWAPEDVVVGAEGAVNAAEPVEQEEEWEDVMVVE from the exons atggccgacgacgcggctCAAGACGCGATGTGGGGGAgcttcgacgacgagggcg ACCTCTGCCGCGTATGTCGCACTGAAGCAGAGGAATCAAAGCCCCTCATCTATCCATGCAAGTGCTCTGGTTCGGTTCGATATGTCCACTCGGACTG CTTGCAAGAATGGCTATCGCGCAGCAAGAAACGCTACTGTGAGATCTGTGGCCATCCTTACACCTTCACCAAAG TCTATCCCTCCTCCTTACCCTCCATTATCCCTACAATGGTCTACATTCGACAATCCCTCTTTGTGGCCGGACGTCTAGCATGGCGCGTCATGCGCGTATGTATCGCCATCATCAGCTGGCTGGTCATACTTCCCATCATCACCATGGGGTCGTTACGGATCATTCTAGCCGTAGTGGACCACTT GACCAACAGTGGCCTATCATACGGACTGCAATGCGCCATTGCGGACAGTTTCCACGAACTGAACAGGACGTTTGTACTGCCCAACGGCACTGACGGGCGACCAACAGGTCGTGACCTTGTCCTCAATGCGATCGCCACTAACGGCACGCTCAGCTTCCGCCCCACGTTCCTTGACCGCATTACAGCAGACGGACGAAA CCCCATTGCTTTTGTCTTCCGCGGCCAGATTGTCGCCATTTCCGTCGCCACTGGCTTAATCGGCCTCATCTTGCTACGCGAGTGGATCGCGCAGCAAGAATGGCATGCACGGCCACCAactgaggaggaagacgaggtcgaccccAGCTTGTGGACATTCCGCAACGGCCAGGCTATCCGGCTCGCGGACCTCGAGGACTCGAGCAGGTACGCCGAGTCGGATCGCGCAGCGGCAGGTACAGACGTCGGCGACACGGGGGATGCGGAGACCATCATCGCCGACGGTGACCAAGAGAGGCCTGTCGATGCCTCACCGGAGGAGACTGCTGGGCGctacgccgaggccgaagTTGAGATGGGCGCAGCTCCTTCCCCACCCGCCGACGCAAGCGACGTATCCTGGGACGAGACGCAGGAACGTAAGTCGCGGCCTACTCTGACCCGTGCGTCCTGTGATGTGTCCAACCGCGTTGTGGATACCACCTCGGGGGCCTCCTTTTGGGAGAACAACGCAGAGGCTGGTCCCTCTCGTGGAGTCGCCGATGTGCCCGTGGACGCGGTTCCGAACTCGCCGCGTCTCGCCTCGTGGCAGCAGCTCGAAACACCTCGCGCGAATGGCAGGGAGTCTCCTCACGGAACGCCTCAAGGAGACGATTTCTTGGACGAACTGGAAACGGTCCCTGGTGGTGCAAGCAACCAGGGCGCACCTGAGttctcgccgtcgttcCGCCGCGCGTCGGATCCTGGGCCAGATGGTAATGTCCAGAGTCCTCGTGCAGAGCGACATTTTGGATCACATGGTCAGATGGACCCCACTTTGCCGATTATCGCAGAGTCGCCATTAGACACCCCGCCCATCGACGTccagcgcgccgtcgacgcaCGCATCGGTACGTTGCTGGGTGTTCCAGAAGGGCATGAGGGTCCGTCGTCACCGGACAGCGTTGGGACAGCGGAGACCGGCGAGTTTGAGCCCGACGAGCAGGCCCTGAAGCGGGAAACGTCGCTAGGTGACTTTGTGCGAaccgagaccgaggacaATGAGACAGACGGTGACGCGGACCAGGAAACCGATGCCAACGCGGATGTCGAGATGGAACACATCGAGGAGAGGGTCGAAATTGACGAGCCTCAGTGGCGCCATTTCGAGGCAGCATTgggtgacgacgatgagggcTTTgtcgtcaatgtcgagaTGGTTCAGCAAGTCATGGCGCGCAACGAACTCGAGGGTGTTGGCATGGACATCCCaccagacgacgacgacgaccggCCActggacgccgaggactGGGATGGCATCTTTGAAGTCGTTGGCTTTATCGGTCCTCTCACTGGTCTTCTCCACAAC CACATCTTCGTCAGCTTCGCCATGGCGTTCACCTTGTCCATGATGGTAGGAGTCCCTACTTTCCTCGGCAAACTTGTGCTTTCAACCGACGGCATTCGTCTCTCGGGGGATGCGTTCACCACGACGGTTCGCTCCCTTTCGTTCGTGTCCGAATGCCTGTACCGCGGCATTGCAGTTATCCTGAAAGAACTTCTGGTTTTCCCTCGACTTGTTGCCAAGCCAGCGACAGAGTACGTTATGGAAGCGCTCAACGTGACTTCGGCCGACATAGCTCAAGCCTTTAACTACACAGCGAGCATATTCTCACATCCCATCATTACGCCGGAGGCTGTTATCCCAATCAACTGCGCTTCAGACGTACCGGTGGTTGGAGTCGTCGTGGAAACGACTATTGACGgactcgagctcatcgGCGAGACGGCGCACAAGCTTTACAAGGCGTTCCGCTTATACTCAATCTCCGtcgccgcgtcgcccgaTTCCGGCGACCAGTTCATGTGCCTAGTCGTGGGCTACATGATGTTATCGATGGGCGTCATCTGCATCGCGGTCATCGACGCAGCGAACCTTCTCCAACTTTCACACTCGTTTATGGAGAAGGCTCGTAACGTACAGACGTTCTTGAAG GTTGTCTTCTTCATGACGCTTGAGATTGTGTGCTTCCCCGTCTTCGTCGGGATTATCATGGACCTCTGTACGCTCCCGTTATTCGGTGCGACGGTGAGCCATCGACTCGGCCGCATCGCAGCCAGACCGTTCGGCACTCTCTTCGTAACGTGGGCATGCGGTACGGTGTTCATGATCTCTTTCGCGGCGTTCTTGGCGCACATGCGGACAATTTCGCGGGCGGGAGCGCTGTATTTCATCCGCGATCCATCAGATCCGACTCATTCACCAGTCAAGGAAATCATGGACCGCCCAGCACTGGCTCAGTTCCCAAGA TTAGCGGTGTCGGCCACAATGTACACCGTGGTTGTGTACGCGGTCTGCGGCGGTGTGCCGTGGCTCTTGTATAGCGTCTCGGGTTTCAGCCCCACAAGCGGGTTCCTCCCGTTGCGACTCGAGCA GCGTCCATTGTCATCGGTGCCATTCGacatcctcttcctccatcTTGTCATCCCCCCCTCGTGGGAGATGCTGTACCTCCCTCACAGGATCAGAAAGCTCTTCGTTATGTGGTGGGGTTTCGCGGTTAGGAAGCTCCGTCTCGTCTCGCTTATCTTCGGGATGGAGGTTCGGCCAAAGCCGTCCAACCGTGCCTCCCAATGGGCATGGTTGGTCGCGGACGCTGCGTGCCAGTTCGTGTTCGGTCGTTATGACAACCGCGCAACCAGAGCCCGCGTACCTGCCAGCGACAGAGTGGAGCTGGCCACACTGGAAGAGCGGAGACGGGAGGGCGTCTTCATCCCCGTCGACCAGAAGGGAGCACCACGCACTGAGGCGGACCGCATCCGTTTACTCAAGCAGGACCGTGCCGCTCGCAAGGCAGGCCGCAACCCGAAGGACGACTACACCGTTGTGTCTCTGCCAGATTTCTGGCGCACACGTGTCTACGCGTTGTTGATATTTATGCTGttctcggcggcctgcGTCACGGCTGGCATGATTTTCGTCCCGTTGGCCCTCGGGCGGCAGGCAACTGGCTCATGGTTCGGTGGCCCCGTGTACGACGGATACAGCTGG gtcgtcggcgttTACTTGTGTCTGATCTCCTACAACTTGGGGCAGAGTGCTAAAAAGCACATCATTGACTCGTCTCGGGCCGAGCGGTTGCGCAGATCACAGAAGTCGACGCGTGTCAAGCGGTGGCTTCGTGGTGTGGCGCGTGCGGTCTACGCCGTGTCCATACTGTACCTTGTCCTGCCACTCATTGCGGGAATCAACTTTGAGTTGTTCATCTCTCTCCCCGCGCGCTACGGCTTCTCGAACGACATCACGCCGGTCCTGCATGTGTGGGACGCATGGGCGACGGGCACGACAATGATCTCGCTTTACGTCGGCGGTGTGGGCTTGGCCGCCGACGAATTGCCACGCGATGGGCCACCCACTTTCCGCGATGCTTTCAAGCGACCGCTCCGCATGAAGTTTAGCTACATCACCAATCTCTGTGTACCACTCATCGCCTACATGGTTGTGCCGATAGTGCTCCCTTGGTTGGCTTTCGTCTCGCTGCGCTCCAGCCTGCAGATGATCGGCGTGGCCTTGCCCCAGGTCGACAACGGATGGGCAT TCCGGATGATGTACCCGATCACCACGACGGTCCTCTTAGTGGCCATGTCGTGGCGCGTCATCGCGACACTCCTTGTGCGCGTGCGGCAGTGGATGATCGACGCCGAATATGTTGTGGAGGAGCGTGTCGAGAACTACGAACCTGGAGCCGAACCGGAGTGGGCACCAGAGGATGTTGTCGTGGGGGCGGAGGGCGCTGTCAATGCAGCAGAGCCGGTAGAGCAAGAagaggagtgggaggatgtgatggtggtggagtAA
- a CDS encoding uncharacterized protein (Transaldolase/Fructose-6-phosphate aldolase) yields MITKVKSLLEQLEERVAVDADTYDVDMIRSLPIVPHDATSNQGFIHAALVDPRNEELVKGVVAEMKGASWEEVYAVCAARLAAKVIPVISGRVLVQVSTNHAYDTSRIIAHARLYARAYKDAGIPSNRLAIKIPLTSAGVHAALQLHKEGITTLGTALFSVPQAIAAAQANMYAISMYYNEPRAHSVPGVWPDVADPATLPMAPRHLQIRALYDAHGGPQMKTASFCAPNDVLVCAELGADNLTVGIPQLTDLMEFSTLPEYKAGMWGIPLSRQAKDSARAWHPWVPRDTRGPAIQAFRNDGPFTFETDYMADKVLDEANDADPATKERLAFALQMFAEMETQSRKFLEGLMASHLVQTHGEKTARAGRPRRAACIACVQDRVVCDGVPPKICSRCRDATRQCRYRHLEMEAELPPSPQVSLSSGVELSPVAPAVGLAALGDASEAAREDLLGLWPDGWASDIILSATNHRGFRPVDDWFPDEPVFPERVQEDQKGFWVPGEPGPITPAVRATMHTLTQHAHRPIWAASAAFPSENTLAAYVNLYLRHFAWLPIVDPTSIDKAAPLLLKAVAGLGGVYARDGNQMMELVRRDLMFITEHDARFTHDMTVVQTTLLASMYGAFSGSLRWAQHAESMRPSLLIDAQASLFGTLPLVPMCEIDTPLPGGDACFPAVLTTLLENGTLPPTPDDLALSVLAHALNRICLDAAAARAFAAWEEEGEYALPVAGYNIHPQALLDQLARHTLRLPAPSALVVSCAGVAYHAHLRFSSARFLDDVKAAAGRGPGSAEDAQARLGGWMRANPRRTRDVMAHAVMLFVLVGQFSFDAPPEAVWLFDSALCMWAVLELVGTPTGDAIPVSWAPTPAIEAWIDSGIGSLAVPGVRLADGGSAVLKAAADRLSASPWGIAARYRRVLLGLQGEQQVRRGGG; encoded by the exons ATGATCACCAAAGTCAAGAGTCTGCTCGAGCAGTtggaggagcgcgtcgccgtcgacgcggaTACTtacgacgtcgacatgaTCCGCTCGCTGCCGATTGTGCCACACGACGCGACCAGTAACCAGGGGTTCATCCATGCTGCGCTTGTTGATCCGCGCAATGAGGAGCTTGTCAAGGGCGTTGTGGCCGAGATGAAGGGCGCGTCGTGGGAGGAAGTATATGCTGTGTGT gcggcgcggctcGCGGCCAAAGTCATCCCCGTCATCTCTGGGCGTGTGCTGGTGCAAGTCTCCACGAACCACGCATACGACACGTCCAGAATCATCGCACACGCTCGTCTCTACGCCCGTGCATACAAGGACGCCGGAATCCCCTCTAATCGTCTCGCGATCAAGATCCCGCTCACCTCGGCGGGTGtccacgccgccctccAACTCCACAAGGAGGGCATCACGACTCTGGGCACAGCCCTCTTCAGCGTGCCCCAAGCGATCGCGGCCGCCCAGGCGAACATGTACGCCATCAGCATGTACTACAACGAGCCACGGGCACACTCTGTCCCTGGTGTGTGGCCAGACGTGGCCGACCCAGCAACACTGCCGATGGCCCCGCGGCATCTCCAGATCCGAGCGCTGTACGACGCCCACGGTGGACCGCAGATGAAGACGGCAAGCTTCTGCGCGCCAAATGACGTGCTGGTGtgtgccgagctcggcgccgatAACCTCACGGTCGGCATTCCCCAGCTTACCGACTTGATGGAGTTCTCAACGCTCCCAGAGTACAAGGCGGGGATGTGGGGTATCCCACTGAGCAGGCAGGCCAAGGACTCGGCGCGCGCATGGCACCCCTGGGTTCCGCGGGACACGCGTGGGCCGGCGATCCAGGCATTCCGTAATGATGGACCGTTCACATTCGAGACGGATTACATGGCCGACAAGGTGTTGGACGAGGCCAACGACGCGGACCCAGCGACAAAGGAACGCCTCGCATTCGCTCTCCAGATGTTTGCGGAGATGGAGACACAGAGCCGCAAGTTCCTCGAGGGGCTGATGGCCTC ACACCTGGTTCAGACGCACGGCGAAAAGACTGCGCGTGCTGGTCGtccccgccgcgcggcaTG CATTGCCTGTGTCCAAGATCGCGTCGTGTGTGACGGCGTCCCACCCAAGATCTGCAGTCGATGTCGTGACGCAACCCGCCAATGTCGATACCGCCATCTTGAGATGGAGGCAGAGTTGCCCCCGTCTCCGCAGGTATCGCTCTCGTCTGGCGTCGAACTGTCGCCCGTCGCACCGGCTGTCGGGCTCGCGGCGCTAGGCGACGCGTCCGAAGCTGCACGAGAagacctcctcggcctctggCCAGACGGATGGGCGTCCGACATCATCCTCTCCGCGACCAACCACCGCGGTTTCCGGCCCGTGGACGACTGGTTTCCAGATGAACCAGTGTTTCCAGAGCGCGTTCAGGAAGACCAGAAAGGTTTCTGGGTTCCTGGGGAACCGGGGCCGATCACGCCTGCAGTCCGCGCGACGATGCACACTCTCACCCAACACGCCCACAGGCCGATCTGGGCCGCATCAGCTGCCTTTCCATCTGAGAACACCCTCGCAGCATACGTCAACCTCTACCTTCGCCACTTTGCCTGGCTGCCCATCGTGGATCCCACTTCCATTGACAAGGCCGCACCACTGCTCCTTAAAGCTGTGGCGGGGCTAGGAGGTGTGTAtgcgcgcgacggcaaCCAGATGATGGAGCTGGTGCGCCGTGACCTCATGTTCATCACTGAACATGACGCGCGGTTCACACACGACATGACAGTCGTGCAGACAACCCTCTTGGCCTCGATGTACGGCGCGTTCTCCGGCTCACTGCGGTGGGCTCAACACGCCGAAAGCATGAGGCCAAGCCTC ctcatcgacgccCAAGCGTCACTCTTCGGCACTCTGCCCCTTGTTCCGATGTGCGAGATCGACACGCCCCTACCTGGAGGGGACGCGTGCTTTCCCGccgtcctcaccaccctctTGGAGAACGGCACGCTCCCGCCCACACCAGACGATTTGGCATTGAGCGTGCTAGCACACGCGTTGAACCGGATATGTCTCGACGCGGCCGCTGCGAGAGCGTTTGCGGCgtgggaagaggagggcgaaTACGCACTCCCAGTGGCGGGGTATAACATTCA CCCAcaggccctcctcgaccagctgGCGCGGCACACACTCCGCCTCCCCGCGCCGTCGGCTCTTGTCGTCTCGTGTGCGGGTGTGGCATACCATGCGCACCTGCGTTTCTCTTCCGCCCGATTCCtggacgacgtcaaggcgGCCGCGGGGCGCGGACCGGGTAGCGCGGAGGATGCACAGGCGCGCCTTGGGGGATGGATGCGGGCAAACCCGCGTCGCACGCGAGACGTAATGGCGCACGCGGTGATGCTGTTCGTGCTCGTGGGGCAGTTCAGCTTTGA CGCACCACCCGAGGCTGTGTGGCTCTTCGACTCGGCGCTGTGTATGTGGGCCGTGCTAGAGTTGGTGGGAACGCCGACAGGAGACGCCATCCCAGTGTCGTGGGCACCGACACCGGCCATTGAGGCCTGGATTGACAGCGGCATTGGCTCGCTCGCGGTCCCTGGCGTCCGACTCGCGGATGGTGGATCGGCTGTCCTcaaggcggcggcagaTCGTCTCTCCGCGAGTCCGTGGGGCATTGCTGCTCGGTACCGCCGCGTCCTACTTGGTTTGCAAGGCGAACAGCAAGTacgaagaggaggcggaTAG
- a CDS encoding uncharacterized protein (Alpha-amylase domain), which produces MTLDVSERRWWKEAAVYQIYPSSFADHADGGNGTLRGILSKVDYLKDLGIDVLWLSPIYTSPMADMGYDISDYQAIDPRYGTLEDWDALRDAVHARGMKLVMDLVVNHSSNEHAWFRESRSSKTSPKRDWYIWHSGKVNEAGERVPPNNWRSTFGVGSTWEWDEGSGEYYLHTFLKEQPDLNWENPAVRDAVFEMMRWWLDRGADGFRMDVINFISKAEGFPDAPITDPKEIYQPFGNLSINRPRVHDHLKEMYEKVLKDYDCFCVGECPGSEGPDSFALYSEPSRNELQMVFTFHHQCFDRGNGGFGRGWNADWKLSDLKKEWNRWHTELPKRGGWFANYLENHDQPRMITRMACESPENRARSGKLLALLQCSLTGTIYVYQGQELGPVNVPHAWGEEEYKDVESIQLIQGERAYLERVGITGSEADEYMAGVLRDLRQTARDNGRTPVQWDDSKHAGFTAGEPWMRIHEDYPEWNAAAQTKDADSVRSFWKKMLALRTEYPSLVYGKFTPLDEESNDNYCYTREWPETGEKLLVLLNFKRDDGTGGPITIDTAKLGVDTTGARLIASNDNAKEGSGINGPVTLEPWCGRIYLLKEGKNLPN; this is translated from the exons ATGACTCTGGACGTTTCTGAGCGACGCTggtggaaggaggcggcggtgtACCAGA TCTACCCGTCGTCGTTTGCGGATCACGCAGACGGGGGCAACGGTACGCTCCGCGGCATCCTCAGCAAGGTCGACTACCTCAAGGACCTGGGGATCGACGTGCTCTGGCTCTCGCCGATCTACACCTCGCCCATGGCGGACATGGGCTACGACATCAGCGACTACCAGGCCATCGACCCGCGTTACGGCACCCTCGAGGACTGGGACGCTCTCCGTGACGCAGTTCACGCCCGTGGCATGAAGCTCGTTATGGACCTGGTTGTGAACCACTCGTCCAACGAGCACGCATGGTTCCGCgagtcgcgctcgtccaaGACTTCGCCCAAGCGTGACTGGTACATCTGGCACTCTGGAAAGGTCAATGAGGCCGGTGAGCGTGTGCCGCCCAACAACTGGCGGTCGACCTTTGGGGTAGGCTCGACATGGGAGTGGGACGAGGGAAGCGGCGAGTACTACCTCCACACGTTCCTCAAGGAGCAGCCCGACTTGAACTGGGAGAACCCCGCTGTACGCGATGCCGTGTTCGAGATGATGCGGTGGTGGCTCGACCGAGGTGCGGACGGTTTCCGG ATGGACGTCATCAACTTCATCTCCAAGGCTGAGGGTTTCCCAGACGCGCCAATTACCGACCCCAAGGAAATCTACCAGCCCTTTGGAAACCTCTCCATCAATCGTCCGCGCGTTCACGACCACCTCAAGGAGATGTACGAAAAGGTGCTCAAGGACTACGATTGCTTCTGTGTTGGCGAGTGCCCTGGATCCGAGGGGCCCGACTCGTTCGCCCTGTACTCCGAGCCGAGCCGTAACGAGCTCCAGATGGTTTTCACATTCCACCACCAGTGCTTTGACCGGGGTAACGGTGGCTTCGGGCGCGGTTGGAACGCAGACTGGAAGCTGAGCgacctcaagaaggagTGGAACAGATGGCACACGGAGCTGCCTAAGCGTGGGGGTTGGTTTGCAAACTACCTCGAAAACCATGACCAGCCACGGATGATTACGCGTATGGCGTGTGAATCCCCAGAAAAccgcgcgaggagcggcaagctgctcgccctcctccaaTGCTCCCTCACTGGTACCATCTACGTGTACCAGGGACAGGAACTGGGACCGGTTAACGTGCCACACGCctggggagaggaggagtaCAAGGACGTCGAGAGCATCCAGCTCATCCAGGGCGAGCGGGCGTACCTCGAGCGTGTAGGGATCACCGGgtccgaggcggacgagtACATGGCGGGCGTGTTGCGCGACTTGCGGCAGACGGCGCGCGACAATGGCCGCACCCCTGTGCAGTGGGACGACTCCAAGCACGCCGGCTTCACGGCTGGCGAGCCGTGGATGCGTATCCACGAAGACTACCCGGAGTGGAACGCCGCCGCACAGACAAAGGACGCCGACTCAGTACGTAGCTTTTGGAAGAAGATGCTCGCTCTGCGCACCGAGTACCCTTCGCTCGTGTATGGCAAGTTCACtccgctcgacgaggagtcGAACGACAACTACTGCTACACGCGCGAGTGGCCCGAGACGGGCGAGAAGCTCCTCGTGCTCCTCAATTTTAAACGCGACGATGGCACCGGCGGCCCGATCACCATCGACacggccaagctcggcgtcgacacgactggcgcgcgcctcaTTGCCTCGAATGACAACGCCAAGGAGGGGTCCGGAATCAACGGGCCCGTCACACTCGAGCCCTGGTGCGGGCGCATCTacctcctcaaggagggcaagaaCCTGCCCAACTAG